One Williamsia phyllosphaerae genomic window, GTGGACAAGCGATACCACGCGCTGGCGCAGGGCCATCTCGACCCCTCGAGCGGCACCGTCGACGCGGCGATCGGCCGCCACCCCGGCAGCGAGTGGAAGTTCGCCGTCACCTCGGCGGGCAAGGCCAGCGTCACCCATTACGACACCCTCGAGATGTTCGCGGCGGCGAGCCTGCTCGACGTGCACCTCGAAACCGGTCGGACGCACCAGATCCGGGTGCACCTGTCCGCCCTGAACCATCCCTGCTGCGGTGACATCACCTACGGCGCCGACCCGGTGTTGGCCGCCCGACTCGGCCTCGAACGCCAGTGGTTGCACGCACGGGCGCTGTCGTTCGCCCATCCCGCCGACGGACGGCGGGTCGAGTTCACCAGTCCCTACCCGGACGATCTCCGCGGCGCCCTGGACATCCTGCGTGCCGGGTGAACCGCCGCCGCCGTCGGACCCCGAGACCGGTCACGCCGGGCTGACCCGGTCGATCGTGGTCGCGTTGGTGCTCGTCGTCGCGGTGACGGCCGGGCTCTACGCGCTCGGCGCGACCCACCCGCCGAAACGCTCGGCGATCACCTCCGACCGTCTGGGGCCGGAGAACGGTGCGAGTGTGCCCGCCTATCTCGACGCCGCCGCCGCCGGTCTCGATCGAGTCGGCGCCGGACCGCGCTGGGCGCTGATCTCGTTGCGGACGCCGGTGAACGACGACCGGGCGTGGTCGCTGATGGACGGCACCGCGGCGTCACAGGTCGCGTTCCACGTACCGATCACCGGGGTCGCCACCCCGTCGACCTTCGCCGCGGTCACCGGCGATCGCGGATCGTTGTCGACCGCCCGGGTCAACGCGATCGCCGAGGTCGCCGGAGACGCCGCCCTCGGGGCCGACGGCGCCGTCGAGACCCGAGACCAGCAGGTGAGTTCGGTCACCGTCGACCGTCTGCGATCCGGGTGTGCGTGCATCGTCGCGATGGTCGTGCGCGGCACCGGCCCACGATTACGCGAGGTCGCGACATCGCCGCTGGTCCGCGGCGTGCAGGTGCTGCCCGCCGACGCCGCGGGCGGGCGGTTCGCGGTGGTCGCGCTGCTGCCCGAACAGACTGACCGGTTCCTGCCCGTCGCCGACACCGCGCCCGTCCCCACACGCTGAGCACCCTCCCCGGACGGCCACGTCATCGCGCCGGGACCGGCGTGTCGGCGGTGTGTCGGCATTGCCCGGCGTTCGCTGGAGTGTGGCGCCGACCGTCTGTGGGTGCCCACCCCTAAACTGGTCCCTACGTCGTCGCCGGGGGCATCCTCTCGGCGGCGGGTTCGGCGGGCGGTCCCGCAACTGTCTCGGAAGAGGTCCACGAGTGTCGGATTCGTTCGTCCATCTGCACAATCACACCGAGTACTCGATGCTCGACGGTGCGGCCAAGGTCGCGCCCATGTTCGCCGAGGCCAAGCGCCTCGGGATGACCGCGATCGGCATGACCGACCACGGGAACATGTACGGCGCCAGCGAGTTCTACAACGTCGCGAAGAAACACGACATCAAGCCGATCATCGGTATCGAGGCCTACATCGCCCCGGCCTCCCGGTTCGACACCAAGCGCGTCCTCTGGGGCGATCGCGACCAGAAGAGCGACGACGTCTCCGGTAGTGGCGCCTACACGCACATGACGATGGTGGCCGAGAACGCCACGGGCCTGCACAACCTGTTCAAGCTGTCGTCGCTGGCGTCGATCGAGGGCCAGCTCGGCAAGTGGGCCCGGATGGACGCCGAGATCATCGCGCAGTACTCCGAGGGCATCATCGCCACCACCGGCTGCCCGTCGGGTGAGGTGCAGACCCGCCTGCGCCTCGGCCACCAGCGCGAGGCGCTCGAGGCCGCAGCCAAGTGGCAGGACATCTTCGGTAGGGAGAACTTCTACCTCGAGCTGATGGAGCACGGCCTCGAGATCGAGCGTCGGGTCCGTGACGGCCTGCTCGAGATCGGCAAGGCGCTCGGCATCAAGCCCATCGTGACCAACGACTGCCACTACGTCACCAAAGAGCACGCGGTCACCCACGAAGCGCTGCTGTGCATCCAGACCGGCAAGACGCTGTCCGATCCCACCCGCTTCAAGTTCGACGGCGACGGCTACTACCTGAAGTCGGCAGCGGAGATGCGCGAGCAGTGGGATTCGATCATCCCCGGCGCCTGCGACAACACCGTCGAGATCGGCGAGCGGGTCCAGAGCTACGCCGAGGTCTTCGCCCCGCGCGACCGGATGCCGGTGTTCCCGGTGCCCGAGGGCGACACCCAGGAGACGTTCCTGCGCAAGGAGGTCGCCGCCGGCCTCGTCAAGCGTTTCGCCGACAACCCGGTCCCGCAGGACTACACCGATCGGGCGCACTACGAGCTCGACGTCATCATCCAGATGGGGTTCCCCGCCTACTTCCTCGTCGTCGGCGACCTGATCCGGCACGCCCATGAGGTCGGCATCCGGGTGGGCCCGGGTCGCGGTAGCGCCGCGGGATCGCTCGTCGCGTGGGCGCTGGGTATCACCAACATCGACCCCATCCCGCACGGTCTGCTCTTCGAGCGGTTCCTCAACCCCGAGCGTGTGTCGATGCCCGACATCGACATCGACTTCGATGATCGCCGCCGCGGCGACATGATCCGCTACGCGACCGAACGGTGGGGCGTCGACAAGGTCGCCCAGGTCATCACCTTCGGCACCATCAAGACCAAGGCGGCCATCAAGGACTCCGCCCGCGTCCAGTTCGGGCAGCCGGGGTACTCGATCGCCGACCGCATCACCAAGGCCCTGCCGCCGCCCATCATGGCCAAGGACATCTCGGTCGCCGGCATCACCGACCCCGACCATGAGCGGTACGGCGAGGCGTCGGAGGTCCGCGCGCTCATCGAGACCGATCCCGACGTGAAGAAGATCTACGAGACCGCACGCGGTCTGGAGGGTCTGATCCGCAACGCGGGCGTGCATGCCTGCGCGGTGATCATGTCCTCGGAGCCGTTGACCGACGCGATCCCGGTGTGGAAGCGCGCGCAGGACGGCGCCATCATCACCGGCTGGGACTACCCGTCGTGTGAGGACATCGGTCTGCTCAAGATGGACTTCCTGGGGTTGCGCAACCTCACGGTCATCAACGACGCGCTGGAGAACATCAAGAACAACCGCGGCATCGAGATCGACATGGACGCCCTGCCGCTCGACGACAGCGCGACCTACGACCTGATGGCACGGGGACAGACCCTCGGTGTGTTCCAGCTCGACGGTGGCCCGATGCGTGAACTCCTCAAGCGCATGCAGCCCACCGCATTCGAGGACATCGTCGCCGTCGGCGCGCTGTACCGGCCCGGCCCGATGGGCATGAACGCCCACAACGACTACGCCGACCGCAAGAACGATCGCCAGATCGTGACGCCGATCCATCCGGAGCTCGAGGTCCCGCTCAAGGAGATCCTCGGTGACACGTACGGCCTGATCGTCTACCAAGAGCAGATCATGCAGATCGCGCAGAAGGTGGCCGGTTACTCGCTGGGACGAGCCGACATCCTGCGCCGCGCGATGGGCAAGAAGAAGGCGTCGGTCCTCGCCGAGGAGTTCGAGGGTTTCGAGGCGGGCATGGTCGCCAACGGGTTCTCCAAGGCGGCCATCAAGGCGCTGTGGGAGACGATCCTCCCGTTCGCCGGCTACGCGTTCAACAAGTCGCACGCCGCGGCGTACGGACTCATCTCGTACTGGACCGCCTACCTCAAGGCCAACTACCCGGCCGAGTACATGGCCGGTCTGTTGACGTCGGTCGGTGACGACAAGGACAAGGCCGCAATCTATCTCGCGGACTGTCGCAAGCTGGGCATCACAGTGCTCCCGCCCGACGTCAACGAATCGCAGCGAAACTTCGCCGCCGTCGGTGAGGACATCCGCTTCGGTCTGGTCGCGGTCCGCAACGTCGGCAGCAACGTGGTGAGCGCGATCCTCGCCGCCCGCGAGGCGAAGGGGAACTTCGGGAGTTTCTCCGACTACCTCGGCAAGATCGATGTGACCGCGTGCAGCAAGAAGGTCACCGAGT contains:
- the dnaE gene encoding DNA polymerase III subunit alpha, whose translation is MSDSFVHLHNHTEYSMLDGAAKVAPMFAEAKRLGMTAIGMTDHGNMYGASEFYNVAKKHDIKPIIGIEAYIAPASRFDTKRVLWGDRDQKSDDVSGSGAYTHMTMVAENATGLHNLFKLSSLASIEGQLGKWARMDAEIIAQYSEGIIATTGCPSGEVQTRLRLGHQREALEAAAKWQDIFGRENFYLELMEHGLEIERRVRDGLLEIGKALGIKPIVTNDCHYVTKEHAVTHEALLCIQTGKTLSDPTRFKFDGDGYYLKSAAEMREQWDSIIPGACDNTVEIGERVQSYAEVFAPRDRMPVFPVPEGDTQETFLRKEVAAGLVKRFADNPVPQDYTDRAHYELDVIIQMGFPAYFLVVGDLIRHAHEVGIRVGPGRGSAAGSLVAWALGITNIDPIPHGLLFERFLNPERVSMPDIDIDFDDRRRGDMIRYATERWGVDKVAQVITFGTIKTKAAIKDSARVQFGQPGYSIADRITKALPPPIMAKDISVAGITDPDHERYGEASEVRALIETDPDVKKIYETARGLEGLIRNAGVHACAVIMSSEPLTDAIPVWKRAQDGAIITGWDYPSCEDIGLLKMDFLGLRNLTVINDALENIKNNRGIEIDMDALPLDDSATYDLMARGQTLGVFQLDGGPMRELLKRMQPTAFEDIVAVGALYRPGPMGMNAHNDYADRKNDRQIVTPIHPELEVPLKEILGDTYGLIVYQEQIMQIAQKVAGYSLGRADILRRAMGKKKASVLAEEFEGFEAGMVANGFSKAAIKALWETILPFAGYAFNKSHAAAYGLISYWTAYLKANYPAEYMAGLLTSVGDDKDKAAIYLADCRKLGITVLPPDVNESQRNFAAVGEDIRFGLVAVRNVGSNVVSAILAAREAKGNFGSFSDYLGKIDVTACSKKVTESLIKAGAFDSLNHPRKGLFLVHVDAVDAVLGTKKAEAVGQFDLFGDTGGGDGPVEDVFAVRVPDEEWDSKHKLALEREMLGLYVSGHPLGGIEHVISAQTDTSITTLLEGNVSDGAQIIIGGIISAVTRRVNKKGEPYAVVTLEDMVGGVEVYFFPRAFQTYGMDIVADAVVLIKARVNLRDDSMMISANDLAVPDLSHVGEAKPIALTLSTRLCTQDRVSALKQVLIRHPGTSDVHVRLISGESSTVMRLDDNLRVTPSSALMGDLKALLGPTCLSG